A window from Leptospira fletcheri encodes these proteins:
- the gspN gene encoding type II secretion system protein GspN — protein sequence MEDQETLSNEEEEFLTMELEEVPEEEEDLQPRFTVKQKLILAATGIFSFVIFAFLLFPYENIVRTVINSGSGVSSALSFRELKVSVLFGEISAKSLEINAPSFRIKANEAGIRAGLISLLRKKINGEFKILGIKFDYDGNPLGTIDSLKGFLKLDSATLPISRQNGTFQLEMPSGSRGFLPGMPELPVLDKLENFRINKLSLKSRLNQGNLDIDEFVLETSVARFDVSGNIRLSDSLGFSQLNLRVCLELERNFALEREDLAGMLALLEKNGGGKCIPVNGLLQKPEVKIPGLSGNTGGGPAAGL from the coding sequence ATGGAAGACCAAGAAACCCTTTCCAACGAGGAAGAGGAATTTCTGACTATGGAGCTGGAGGAAGTCCCCGAAGAGGAAGAGGATCTCCAGCCACGATTTACCGTAAAACAAAAGCTGATATTAGCTGCGACGGGAATTTTCTCCTTCGTAATCTTCGCGTTCCTACTTTTTCCGTATGAAAATATCGTCCGCACCGTCATCAATTCCGGATCCGGAGTCTCCTCGGCGCTCTCGTTTCGTGAATTGAAAGTATCCGTACTTTTCGGAGAAATATCGGCCAAGTCCTTGGAGATAAATGCTCCAAGTTTCCGAATCAAAGCGAATGAAGCCGGAATCCGCGCCGGTCTGATCTCTCTACTTCGCAAAAAGATCAACGGAGAATTTAAAATTCTAGGAATCAAATTCGATTATGACGGCAATCCTCTCGGAACGATCGATTCCTTAAAAGGCTTTCTGAAGCTCGATTCCGCAACCCTTCCGATCAGCCGACAAAACGGAACCTTCCAACTAGAAATGCCTTCCGGTAGTAGGGGATTTTTACCGGGAATGCCGGAACTTCCGGTATTGGATAAACTCGAAAATTTCCGGATCAATAAACTTTCCTTAAAGTCTAGATTGAACCAAGGGAATTTGGATATAGACGAATTCGTTTTAGAAACTTCCGTGGCAAGGTTTGACGTCAGCGGAAATATCCGTCTTTCCGATTCCTTGGGATTCTCCCAATTGAATCTTCGGGTCTGCCTGGAATTGGAACGGAATTTCGCTTTGGAAAGAGAGGACCTGGCAGGTATGTTAGCACTTCTGGAAAAGAACGGAGGAGGCAAGTGCATCCCAGTCAATGGTCTATTACAAAAACCGGAAGTAAAGATCCCCGGATTGAGCGGAAACACTGGAGGTGGGCCCGCCGCCGGTCTATAA